From the Excalfactoria chinensis isolate bCotChi1 chromosome 1, bCotChi1.hap2, whole genome shotgun sequence genome, one window contains:
- the ASB13 gene encoding ankyrin repeat and SOCS box protein 13, translated as MEISGGSASLRGDISFWVDRTPVHEAARQGEILQLQQLIESGACVNAVTYDSITPLHEASLRGQTQCVKLLLAAGAQVDARNIDGSTPLCDACASGSIECVKVLLSHGAKVNPPLYTASPLHEACMNGSSDCVQLLIDVGANLEAHDCHFGTPLHVACAREHLDCVKLLLKAGANVNAAKLHETALHHAAKVKNVDLVEMLIEFGGNIYARDNRGKKPSDYTLRSSPTAKCFEYYEKTPLSLSQLCRVTVRKAAGQRALEKIAKLNIPQRLIQYLSYN; from the exons ATGGAGATCTCCGGGGGCAGCGCTTCGCTGCGGGGTGACATCA gcTTCTGGGTTGATCGAACCCCAGTTCATGAAGCAGCCAGGCAGGGAGAAATCCTTCAGCTGCAACAGCTGATAGAGAGTGGAGCCTGCGTCAACGCCGTCACCTATGACTCCATCACCCCACTGCATGAGGCGAGCCTGCGGGGGCAAACACAGTGTGTCAAACTCCTGTTGGCTGCAGGGGCCCAG GTGGATGCCAGGAATATTGATGGCAGCACTCCACTCTGTGACGCCTGTGCCTCAGGGAGCATTGAGTGTGTGAAAGTGCTGCTGTCCCATGGTGCCAAAGTGAACCCTCCCCTGTACACAGCATCCCCTCTTCATGAAGCCTGCATGAACG GCAGCTCAGATTGTGTGCAACTCCTCATAGACGTCGGTGCCAACTTGGAGGCTCATGACTGCCATTTTGGGACACCCCTACACGTGGCCTGTGCCCGGGAGCATCTGGACTGTGTGAAGTTGCTGCTTAAGGCAG GGGCAAATGTGAACGCCGCTAAACTCCACGAGACAGCCCTCCACCATGCAGCAAAAGTGAAGAACGTCGATCTGGTGGAAATGCTGATTGAGTTTGGAGGAAATATCTACGCAAGGgacaacagaggaaaaaagccaTCAGATTACACCCTGAGAAGCAGTCCCACAGCGAAATGCTTTGAGTACTATGAAA aaACACCTCTGAGtctgtcacagctctgcagagtaaCAGTGAGGAAGGCTGCTGGGCAGCGAGCGCTGGAGAAGATCGCCAAACTCAACATCCCTCAGAGGTTAATCCAGTACCTGTCCTACAACTAG
- the LOC140257853 gene encoding calmodulin, striated muscle: MAERLSEEQIAEFKEAFSLFDRDGDGCITTKELGTVMRSLGQNPTEAELQDMVGEVDADGSGTIDFPEFLSLMARKMRDSDSEEEIREAFRVFDKDGNGYISAAELRHVMTNLGEKLTDEEVDEMIKEADCNNDGQVNYEEFVRMMTEK; the protein is encoded by the coding sequence ATGGCCGAGCGGCTGTCGGAGGAGCAGATAGCTGAATTCAAAGaggctttttccctttttgatCGGGACGGCGATGGCTGCATCACCACAAAGGAGCTGGGCACCGTCATGCGCTCGTTGGGGCAGAACCCAACCGAGGCGGAGCTGCAGGACATGGTGGGAGAGGTGGACGCGGACGGCAGCGGCACCATTGATTTTCCCGAGTTCCTCTCGTTGATGGCGAGGAAGATGAGGGACTCGGACAGCGAGGAGGAGATCCGTGAAGCTTTCCGGGTCTTTGATAAGGATGGCAATGGTTACATCAGCGCGGCGGAGCTGCGGCACGTCATGACCAACCTGGGGGAGAAGCTGACGGACGAGGAGGTGGACGAGATGATCAAGGAGGCTGATTGCAACAATGACGGGCAGGTCAACTACGAGGAGTTTGTGAGGATGATGACGGAGAAGTGA